The sequence below is a genomic window from Cicer arietinum cultivar CDC Frontier isolate Library 1 chromosome 6, Cicar.CDCFrontier_v2.0, whole genome shotgun sequence.
TTTCTTTCCATCTTCGCAAACATATCAAATATTGCTTTtgatatttgttattttgttttaaacttttaaatatttgtttatgttaaaatcgataatataacatatttcatatttattttagtctttatgtaacttatatttgaaaaactagaatataaaaaattaaaagtaaaatatggtatatttacaaaaactaaactaaaataaaaatatattctataGAGATTAAAGTGATATATTTGTTGGAACAAATATATATTACCTATGTTTAATGTGAGTTTATTTAACACAACAAGTAGTTTCAGGCCACAACCCCAACCAAGAGATATCAAGAACAAGTGTAATAGTCTATATCATTACTTCTCCTTCAACAAAATTAATACACAAACCAATTCTCATGATGAGCTTTGTGCCAATCTTAATTTATGTACTACATAACTTAATTCACTATACATTTTAGAACATTCAAGAGAAAAATCTGTCATAGTCCTAAAGAGCTCTAGCAAATCATTTTTGAGACACCTTAAAGATTTTTGCCTAACATGTAAGCAATGTCTTTCAAAAGCATCTTTTTCCTCATCCAACCTCTTCTCTAGTTCAATCAAAAGTCTCTTCTTCTCCTTAAGAACCTCATCAGCCTCATTACAATCACCTTCTGTTCTATTTGGATCAAACTCATCTAGTCTTTTCCTTTTGCTATATTTGCTCTCCCACTGATCAAATTGTGTGCTTTTCCGCGTGTACTCCTTTCGTATCTCATCACATTTTCTCTTTAGAACCAACTCCTCTTGTTGTCGTTGATAAAGAGAATCTACTGCAGCAACAAAGTTTGCTATGGCAATTCTAGCAAATTCATCAGGAAGTTTCTCGAGACGATCATTCCAAGCATGAAGAAGGATTTGTATAGGACAACTTTTTGGTGAAGAAATATTTTCCTttatatcactatcattaaggAGTGTAAGATTCAGTTTTAACCAAGTGTATAAGGCTTTTATGAACCCCTTTTGATTGTTTATCGACTTTTGAAACTGTGACTCCCATTCTTGCATAACAAGTAATAACTGATATGTTCTATCATGATGGTGCTCACTTGTTTCCAAAGGAAACTGAGAATCCGATGATCTCAATAACTTCATAATATTTAACTGCTTCTCATGGTGGGAATGCATGATTCCCCACATTGTGGCCATCctgtatttgataaaaaaaataaaactttagtCTTATACTCTACTTCTGATGACTTGTAAGGTTCAAGACTTAGAATGTTGGCCATATACATGTATGATGAGTGAATATGTAAATTGGTACTCAAAATTGTAAACATCGATCAAAATAGTCTCTGATTTTTacgaattatcaaataaatctttgaaattgtaaattgtCCATCAAAATAgtctttttgataattttataagttagaAATTATAACGCGACACATTAACTAAATATGCGGCTCTTCAACCCTAATTCTACAATAATGTCACCACACTTGAGATTAATTTGCCAATGAAATTTAAGTCTCTTAAGGACTAATTTGTCTGTAAATTGTTTGTAAATTAATCCTTGCACAATTGCAATTACTGACAAATTTGTATCTAAGATAACCAAAATTTTAGAGGCAAATTAACCTCTAGTGAATTGAGATTGAGGTAGGATCAATGTAACATGCTCACATGTCACGTCATAGTCTTTAATAGCTCGaatgacattttattatttcagAGATAAATATATccattcaaaaaaatcaaaaactatttcaaGGACTAATGTGCTTATTCATTCcacttataatttataactactaaatatcaaataataactCACCCATCAACAAGCTGAACAAGTTTTGGGTATAACTGTTGATCGCGTAAATGATTTATCTCAGAGACGGTTGAATCCAATGATTGCATATCTACAATGTACATTGAATTCAAATGACTGATGACTGCTTTTGCTTTCTCCAATGCTTCATTGTTTGTACCTCTTTTTTCTAGCTTGATGAGAGTGGCAACCTTTCTTTGGTACTCAGATTTTGTTAACTCAGCAGCCTATTAAACAATATTCAGCTGCAAAATTAGAACAGAACAAGAAATGTTTGGACCTACTTAATTACAGCTACATGATCATATTTAAATAAGGGAATATGTTAAATTAAAGTCCTAGCTAGTTTCTATCACATAGCTTTCTACTCAAGTTACCTTAACTTCATTATAAAGTTTCTTTTCCCATGCCAGCAACTTGTCTAATACATTAACAAGAGTTTCATGTTTCTCTGAGTCAAAATCATCTTTCACTTCATCCACATTTGGTGTTTCTCTAAAGGATCGGTCCCATGTTACAACTCGCATCACCCTTGCAGAGTAATCAACATTTCCTAAAAAAGAAAAGtacaattaaaattcaaaactaaGGATCTCTTTCTTCTTAACTCCACTCACACACTCATGGACTCATGGTTAGTGTTACAATCAGTCATTTACTAGTTAAAATGATTCAGTTATTTCTGTTTTCTGTTAGTAGTTTTTGTTTAAATTGTAATTCAAAGTGGTAGTTAGGAAGTCTTAGAAGTTAGTTAGAGGCTGTTAGTGGCTGTAAGTAGTTAGTTACAACAGCTTATCTAACATGTGCTTTGATATAAATACAAACTAGTGCAGTTACTTGATATACAAGAAATAAAGTGATTTTGATTCTTTTCATTCCTTATTCTTTCTACCTTTCATCCTCTCAACTTAGAATTGATTACAAATTAACAAGTACATTAAAGTGTTCTAACATTTGTTTTAGTTATTTTGCTTCTTTGTATTTCTCTCATGTCAATCAATGAAAGCATTATTGAGTTTACATATGTATTACTATCATAATATACTTTCATGATATGGTATTCACTTTGTTTCTCTTCCATTTCAGTCAACTGACAAAATGCCTATACCATTTCATCTATagaccaaaaaagaaaaagaatgcaCTTAAAGAAGTGTGAAATTATCATGATACACTATTAAGATTTTAACAACATTTTTGCCTTTATTTTTACTACAACTCCAAATATAATTTGCTTTAGAAAAACCACAAAAACCGACACATTTTTAGCTCATAATGAATGAGCTTATTATAGATAGGGAATAAGAGAGCTGGTTGAACATAATGTATTTAGTAAAATTAACAGTTGAACTTAATGtcaaatacaaattatataaatttaccCGACACATTAAATTGAAGGCGTGTCAAATATAAATTAGGCTAAATATCACCTGTGAttcattaacttaatttcagttaacattttagtcatttatattttttcccgatttgttcatttattttgattttaagtgacaatttgatcttttatattttacaatgtcaacaatgttatcaattttttacaaaaattcatcaaaattttcaaacaaaaccgataaaattaattatattcttcaatataatacaaattttatcaaatttgtaactcaaatcttcaaataaactcatattttcattttttatttgatgttgttagagatgaaaatatgagtttatttaaatatgtaagttatgaatttgatgaaattgcattatattgaggatgataattaattttatggattttgtttaaaattttttatgaattttttgaatttttataaaaaaaaagaaagataacattgttgatattttaaaacataaaagattaacttgtcactaaaaattaaaataaataatcaaatcgagaaaaaaaaaataaaaagataaactACTAAAACGTTAATTAAGGTAAAGGAGTAAAGTGTTGTTTAgtctataaaatatataaacttaaattatgttttaaatgaAGGCATGTCCCGGTATCCGTCCTACCTTATTATTTCACTTAAAATTGtgctaaaaaaaacataaagaaataaTCATGAATTTTTATGGTTACCTCCGGTATCAGAAAAATTGGAACGAAAGTGAAGACGAGTAGCCTGAAGAATTATGGAAACGTCACGAGCAGCTTCAGAAGCCAATATAAAACGATTATCAACTTCACTCAACACCTGAATCACACAATTCTTCCTCTCATTATTTCTCAAACCACGTCCTTCagtttcttcatcttcatcatcaacCTCTTCCACGGCGGTTTCTACCGTATCGGATTGAATATCCGGCATGGTGATAGCACGGCGGAGAGCAGCGGGGAAATTAGGAAGAGGAGGAGGAGGCAAGGGAGGAAGATCGTAGGAAGGAGAGAATTGAAAGTTTTGGTGTTCGCCGGCTTGAGCGAAGTCGATGAGAGCGGCGCCGGTGTTTTTGAGTGAAGCGGCGTAGGAGGAGTGGGCGGATGCGAAGTTGTTACGGAAGGTAACTGTCTGTTTCATGAAGTAGTTACGGTCTTTGCTGTTTGATATGGTTTCTTGGTTCTCCATTTTTGATTCGTAGCAACCCATTTTCTTTTTTGcttcttgatttttattttttaactttttattattttgtttgggtTTATGGCGAGGGGTGAGAGTGTGGGTGTCGAATGGTTGGAAGCTTCGGCGTCAAGGAAATGAGACGGTGTCGTTTTAGTGGAGAATGTTGTTATGTTATTCGGGTTCCATTTTTTATTGCTTGTGGGAAAAGAGAGAGAATCTGATTTTTGTAGGAGCAtcagagagaaaagaaaaagcaaggttgtcaagtggacaactagATGCTGTAAAGGCAATAAAACGATGGCGTTTTAGattatgtttaaattatttaattcatatcTGATAGTTCAACTGaaaaatatcgatattattatattgtatattttattataggtTCGACATCtatcgatattattaaattgaatattttatcattGGCTCAAATCTAAAACTTCATTGTGTAAGTTAATtacaatagtatttttttttctaaaaaaaattaacacaaactaattatttttttatttaaatgatagTAGGTTTGGCCTAATCTAGAACACATACTCTTTTTTGTTATGTTACTTCATGTAATAATTGGTTTATAAGCTTATATATTTTCTCCAATTTTTATTCTCATATGCACACGTATATATACATAGAGAAACTAATTTTAAACTCATAATCTAACATCTTTACAAATTTACTACAATTGTgtcttaaatcctaaacctcaGACATAACATGAATATGAGAAACTTTATATTTGCACAAATCTATGATTCTAAAGCTTTTTCTTATGATCTTCCTGTGAAAGCTTTGAGACGAGCTATTAAATCATCATAATCAGGCAGAGTAGTAGGCACACGCCACGCGCCGCCTGGTATTTGTGCAAGCCCTTGTGATGATGATATTGTATCATCTGAAGTTGATGGTTTCATTCCACTTGAATCAGTCTTCTGTAGTGTTTCTAAATTTGTTGTTTTGTTGGAATTGATTTCACTTTTGTTGTTATTAGCATTTTGTTTGAGGTAAGGTGGTGGAATGAGCAAaaatgaatttggtttcttGATTTCTTGTGCTACTTTTTGATGATCATCCTCAGATATGCTTCCAAATGAACTTGAACTATCTTTTCTTCCATGATGTGATGATGTATCTGTGCTtgtttcatcatcatcataatcactACTGTATTGGTGTTCTCCTCCTCCAATGTTGACTATGTTGTCTCTGTTGTTATCAGACATAGGCCTCCCCTGTTATTAGTCAGTTTATGTATTTATCAATATATGTTAGTTGTATAATAGCTTAATACTAATCAATTATTAAATCAACAACTTGGTGTCTAGggtaaaacaattaaatataacttatatacttcctatacaatgaaatataaataaaatattttatttgaaaagttaatgtatttgattaaaaattaagatcaaatatatcaactttttcagatgttctttttatttttattttattttagattagtttattattttatatatttttattaattttaaaaatcaaatttcataacACCTACAATATCAATGACTAAAGTTGGTGAATCACTCAATTATtaattctaatttatatttCTAATGAATCAAACGCTCCATTTGCTTAGATAGAAAATTAGTCACAATGTGAAAAATTACTTACTTCATATAATGATGGGTGTGTATAAAGTCTTTTCATCAAAGCCTTTGCATTCCAATCTATAGAGAACTCTTGTGCTATATCATATAATAACCTAATCTTCATTTCCCTTGTAGAAGGATCTCTTCTCAACTTCTCAACAATCTGAGGAACAACAATTATTTAAGCAAGCCTTAAAAACAATGATATatctcaaaacaaatattaaaaattaagaagagatgatatttttttagtaagtctattttttattttacgggtgacaaaaattaattttgcttaaattgaattggtaacattaattttagtcaaaaataggtttaaaataaaataatttatgtttaacTACGGTCAAGTAAAAGTGaatagaataataaatttaagcgtaaaaatcatgttttgagacaaaaattacaaattataatgtcaagttataatcaattttattgtGTTGATTATGCGGTaaccaaaattgattttgaattaattgattttataaaattgattttgactaaaagttaattttataaaaagtggtttatataaattgattttgactaaagttaattttataaaaagtgaTTTATATTTGTATACATTGGTGAGAAAGTGAGTTAAGTGATAAATCCAAagttaaaaatcaatttcaatgaCAAAAGTTACAAATTATATCTTCAAATTAGAATcaattctaaatataaaatcaattttactcgAGAATCACCAATGatgtcaaaataaattttaaatgtcaCGGATCAATTTTGCATAAATTAGAACCAAATACTAAGTAAACTCTACTAGTGTGGATAATTGATTTTACCTCTTTATTTATGTATGGTTCAAGAGAATTCCCATATTTCTCTATAAACAAAGTTCTAAGGTCACGCAATTCTGGTAAATCAGAAATTCTTGCTGCAGCATACATCAATGATGGCACAGCTTCTTTGCATTCCTCAGGGCATTCACTATATaagaaaatttaaacaaatgCATTTTGAGTTGGTAATTCAAAATAGTAAAaatcatgttatttttttatgaatgagaATTGAGACATAATATTAATGCATACATAGAAAAACACACCTCTGCTTAGTTATGTCTTCAAGATGATCAGATATACATCCAATAAACTTTTCAATTAATTCATAGCATGATAACATTTTTTGCTCAAACAA
It includes:
- the LOC101489547 gene encoding protein ROLLING AND ERECT LEAF 2 yields the protein MGCYESKMENQETISNSKDRNYFMKQTVTFRNNFASAHSSYAASLKNTGAALIDFAQAGEHQNFQFSPSYDLPPLPPPPLPNFPAALRRAITMPDIQSDTVETAVEEVDDEDEETEGRGLRNNERKNCVIQVLSEVDNRFILASEAARDVSIILQATRLHFRSNFSDTGGNVDYSARVMRVVTWDRSFRETPNVDEVKDDFDSEKHETLVNVLDKLLAWEKKLYNEVKAAELTKSEYQRKVATLIKLEKRGTNNEALEKAKAVISHLNSMYIVDMQSLDSTVSEINHLRDQQLYPKLVQLVDGMATMWGIMHSHHEKQLNIMKLLRSSDSQFPLETSEHHHDRTYQLLLVMQEWESQFQKSINNQKGFIKALYTWLKLNLTLLNDSDIKENISSPKSCPIQILLHAWNDRLEKLPDEFARIAIANFVAAVDSLYQRQQEELVLKRKCDEIRKEYTRKSTQFDQWESKYSKRKRLDEFDPNRTEGDCNEADEVLKEKKRLLIELEKRLDEEKDAFERHCLHVRQKSLRCLKNDLLELFRTMTDFSLECSKMYSELSYVVHKLRLAQSSS
- the LOC101512015 gene encoding uncharacterized protein isoform X2, which gives rise to MIIQMFRWILKPKFYSKCISYVKCIKIRLERIEKKRRAVEKFTKSDIAELLRRGLDYDAYKRAEGLLFEQKMLSCYELIEKFIGCISDHLEDITKQSECPEECKEAVPSLMYAAARISDLPELRDLRTLFIEKYGNSLEPYINKEIVEKLRRDPSTREMKIRLLYDIAQEFSIDWNAKALMKRLYTHPSLYEGRPMSDNNRDNIVNIGGGEHQYSSDYDDDETSTDTSSHHGRKDSSSSFGSISEDDHQKVAQEIKKPNSFLLIPPPYLKQNANNNKSEINSNKTTNLETLQKTDSSGMKPSTSDDTISSSQGLAQIPGGAWRVPTTLPDYDDLIARLKAFTGRS
- the LOC101512015 gene encoding uncharacterized protein isoform X1 encodes the protein MIIQMFRWILKPKFYSKCISYVKCIKIRLERIEKKRRAVEKFTKSDIAELLRRGLDYDAYKRSLHLKQAEGLLFEQKMLSCYELIEKFIGCISDHLEDITKQSECPEECKEAVPSLMYAAARISDLPELRDLRTLFIEKYGNSLEPYINKEIVEKLRRDPSTREMKIRLLYDIAQEFSIDWNAKALMKRLYTHPSLYEGRPMSDNNRDNIVNIGGGEHQYSSDYDDDETSTDTSSHHGRKDSSSSFGSISEDDHQKVAQEIKKPNSFLLIPPPYLKQNANNNKSEINSNKTTNLETLQKTDSSGMKPSTSDDTISSSQGLAQIPGGAWRVPTTLPDYDDLIARLKAFTGRS